One genomic segment of Paraburkholderia caffeinilytica includes these proteins:
- the thiS gene encoding sulfur carrier protein ThiS — protein MDIHINQKPLSLPEGATVADALAAFGARPPFAVALNGDFVARAQHAARALQPGDKLDVVQPVAGG, from the coding sequence ATGGACATTCACATCAATCAGAAGCCGTTGTCGTTGCCCGAAGGCGCGACTGTCGCCGATGCGCTCGCCGCGTTCGGCGCGCGTCCGCCGTTCGCGGTCGCGCTGAACGGCGATTTCGTCGCGCGTGCCCAGCATGCGGCGCGCGCGCTGCAGCCGGGCGACAAGCTCGATGTCGTGCAACCCGTGGCCGGCGGTTAA
- the thiE gene encoding thiamine phosphate synthase, producing the protein MTQALPLTSRDLFWPPADELTEAAERIRARLGEWPPTHAPWRICLTAPDEPNGGDLIVVADAQQHGEQVARWQVQGAGVIVAAENAATLHLGGEKYALESHLAEDWIPALAAFLDCGFDPHDALVLALAWRDGDETRADDAFPADIAHFPRLAGLPAAPAQAFARCPDRLGLYPVLPTAEWVERVVGLGVKTVQLRRKSAEPADELKREIARCVAAGREHDAQVFINDHWQAALEAGAYGVHLGQEDVHTADLPALAAAGIRLGLSTHGFYEILKALHFRPSYIALGAVFPTTTKVMPTAPQGLKRLARYVRLLDGVVPLVAIGGIDLQVLPDVLATGVGCAAVVRAVTEAADPAAAVSALQHAFTQ; encoded by the coding sequence ATGACGCAAGCTTTGCCTTTGACTAGCCGCGATCTCTTCTGGCCGCCCGCCGATGAACTCACGGAAGCCGCTGAGCGGATCCGCGCCCGCCTGGGCGAGTGGCCGCCCACGCACGCCCCGTGGCGCATCTGCCTGACCGCGCCGGACGAGCCGAATGGCGGCGACCTGATCGTCGTCGCCGACGCGCAGCAGCATGGCGAGCAGGTGGCGCGCTGGCAGGTGCAGGGCGCCGGCGTGATCGTGGCCGCCGAGAATGCGGCCACGCTGCATCTGGGCGGGGAGAAATACGCGCTGGAAAGTCATCTGGCGGAAGACTGGATTCCCGCGTTGGCGGCGTTTCTCGACTGCGGCTTCGATCCGCACGACGCGCTGGTTCTGGCGCTGGCCTGGCGCGACGGCGACGAAACCAGGGCGGACGACGCCTTTCCGGCCGACATCGCGCACTTCCCCCGCCTCGCCGGCCTGCCGGCGGCTCCGGCGCAAGCGTTCGCGCGGTGCCCTGACAGGCTCGGTCTGTATCCGGTGCTGCCGACCGCGGAGTGGGTCGAACGGGTGGTGGGTTTGGGCGTCAAAACGGTCCAGTTGCGCCGCAAATCGGCCGAACCCGCTGACGAACTGAAGCGCGAAATCGCCCGCTGCGTCGCCGCGGGCCGTGAGCACGATGCCCAGGTTTTCATCAACGATCACTGGCAAGCCGCGCTGGAAGCGGGCGCCTACGGTGTCCACCTCGGCCAGGAAGACGTGCATACGGCAGATCTGCCGGCACTTGCCGCCGCCGGCATCCGCCTCGGCCTGTCGACGCACGGTTTCTACGAGATTCTGAAGGCGCTGCACTTCCGGCCAAGCTACATTGCGCTGGGTGCGGTGTTCCCGACCACCACCAAGGTCATGCCGACCGCGCCGCAAGGACTCAAGCGTCTGGCGCGGTATGTGCGGCTGCTGGACGGCGTCGTGCCGCTGGTGGCGATCGGCGGAATCGACCTGCAGGTGCTGCCGGACGTGCTGGCGACCGGCGTGGGCTGCGCGGCCGTGGTGCGCGCCGTGACCGAGGCCGCCGACCCGGCTGCCGCGGTTTCTGCGTTGCAACATGCGTTTACGCAATAA
- a CDS encoding FAD-dependent oxidoreductase, protein MNRSAQPDFAVLGGGLCGRLVAWRLAGEGHRVALYERGDATGSQAAAWVAAAMLAPLAEAASAELLITRLGASSLDTWPRVLAELPEPVFFQRNGTLVVWHHADRTEAPLFERRVRSNAPAELLDGGFLKLAGAQVGAAEPALAGRFNQGWLLPREGQLDNRQVLAALAAGLAQRGVETHWNTPVDDHALPPARVTIDCRGLGAKSVLPTLRGIRGEVARVHAPGIKLTRPVRLLHPRYPLYIAPKQDDLYVIGATEVEGEDMSPVSVRSALELLSAAFSVHPGFGEARILELNSQCRPTLPDHRPALLWDGAQTLRVNGLYRHGYMIVPEVADEAVRFAAALLDGRIGDADAFADWQSAARWSELFQLDSTREPA, encoded by the coding sequence ATGAATCGTTCTGCTCAACCCGATTTCGCCGTGCTCGGCGGTGGGCTGTGCGGGCGCCTTGTCGCGTGGCGTCTTGCCGGTGAAGGGCATCGCGTGGCGCTCTATGAGCGTGGCGATGCTACGGGCTCGCAAGCCGCGGCCTGGGTCGCCGCTGCCATGCTGGCGCCGCTGGCCGAAGCCGCCAGTGCTGAACTGCTGATCACGCGTCTTGGCGCGAGTTCGCTCGACACCTGGCCGCGCGTGCTGGCCGAATTGCCCGAACCGGTGTTCTTCCAGCGCAACGGCACGCTGGTCGTATGGCATCACGCCGACCGCACTGAAGCGCCGCTGTTCGAGCGCCGGGTGCGCTCGAACGCGCCTGCCGAATTGCTCGACGGCGGCTTTCTCAAACTGGCGGGCGCCCAGGTCGGCGCCGCCGAGCCCGCGTTGGCGGGGCGCTTCAACCAGGGCTGGCTGCTGCCGCGCGAAGGCCAGCTGGATAACCGGCAGGTGCTGGCCGCGCTCGCCGCGGGCCTCGCCCAGCGCGGCGTCGAAACGCACTGGAACACGCCGGTCGACGATCATGCGTTGCCGCCCGCTCGCGTCACGATCGACTGCAGGGGGCTGGGCGCGAAGTCCGTGCTGCCTACGCTGCGCGGCATCCGCGGCGAAGTCGCGCGCGTGCATGCACCGGGTATCAAGCTGACGCGACCGGTGCGCCTGCTGCATCCGCGCTACCCGCTGTATATCGCGCCGAAGCAGGACGATCTCTACGTGATCGGCGCGACCGAAGTGGAAGGCGAGGACATGTCGCCGGTCAGCGTGCGCTCGGCGCTCGAACTGCTGAGCGCGGCGTTTTCCGTGCATCCCGGCTTCGGCGAGGCGCGCATCCTCGAACTGAATTCGCAGTGCCGCCCGACTTTGCCGGACCACCGTCCGGCCTTGCTGTGGGATGGCGCGCAGACGCTGCGCGTGAACGGCCTGTACCGGCACGGCTACATGATCGTGCCCGAAGTCGCCGACGAAGCCGTGCGCTTCGCCGCGGCACTGCTCGACGGCCGCATCGGCGATGCCGACGCTTTTGCCGACTGGCAAAGCGCGGCGCGCTGGAGCGAACTGTTCCAACTGGATTCCACGCGGGAACCGGCATGA
- a CDS encoding thiazole synthase has translation MTSTQTADALTLYGQTFASRVLLGTSRYPSLQSLSDSIDAARPGMVTVALRRQMNEGGAEAGFFDLLKRHGVPLLPNTAGCLTVGEAVTTAHMAREIFETEWIKLELIGDDYTLQPDPVGLIEAAAQLIKDGFKVLPYCTEDLVIGRRLLDAGCEALMPWGAPIGTGKGVINPYGLRVLRERLPDVPLIVDAGLGVPSHAAQVMEWGFDGVLLNTAVSQATHPDAMARAFALGVEAGRQAFLAGPMAERESAHASTPVVGMPFWHQDGSAA, from the coding sequence ATGACTTCCACTCAAACCGCCGACGCGCTCACGCTCTACGGCCAGACTTTCGCGAGCCGCGTGCTGCTCGGCACCTCGCGCTATCCGTCGCTGCAATCGCTGTCCGATTCGATCGATGCGGCGCGGCCCGGCATGGTGACCGTCGCGCTGCGCCGGCAGATGAACGAAGGCGGCGCCGAAGCCGGCTTCTTCGATCTGCTCAAGCGCCACGGCGTGCCGCTGCTGCCGAACACGGCCGGTTGCCTGACCGTCGGCGAGGCGGTGACGACCGCGCACATGGCGCGTGAAATCTTCGAAACCGAGTGGATCAAGCTCGAACTGATCGGCGACGACTACACGTTGCAGCCCGACCCGGTCGGTCTGATCGAGGCGGCAGCACAGCTAATCAAGGACGGCTTCAAGGTGCTGCCGTATTGCACCGAAGATCTCGTGATCGGCCGCCGCCTGCTCGATGCGGGCTGCGAAGCGCTGATGCCGTGGGGCGCGCCGATCGGCACCGGCAAGGGCGTGATCAATCCGTACGGCCTGCGGGTCTTGCGCGAACGGTTGCCCGACGTGCCGTTGATCGTCGATGCCGGCCTCGGCGTGCCGTCGCACGCGGCGCAAGTGATGGAATGGGGCTTCGATGGCGTGCTGCTGAACACCGCTGTTTCGCAGGCGACGCACCCCGACGCGATGGCGCGCGCCTTTGCGCTGGGCGTCGAAGCGGGCCGCCAGGCTTTTCTGGCGGGACCGATGGCCGAGCGCGAAAGCGCGCACGCGAGCACGCCGGTCGTCGGCATGCCGTTCTGGCATCAGGATGGGAGCGCCGCATGA
- a CDS encoding ABC transporter ATP-binding protein/permease, which produces MTPNTASSPALPPDEKVSAWSLIKPYWVSEERKTAWGLLIAIIVMNLLIVWINVRLNRWSADFYNALQTKNVHDFPHLLMVFSGLAFGFIILAVYGRYLRQMLGFRWRQWLTTRYLNEWLHDSAFYRIERDRLADNPDQRISDDLQSLATSTLSLTLDLLSTIVTLVSFMTILWSLAGALTVTLGGMPVQIPGYMVWAAALYAVVGSVIIQKVGHPLVSINYQAQKVEADFRFGLIRLRENAEQIAFYNGMETEKKNTRSLFGRIRDNWWQVMKYTKRLTFVTAFYSQIAIIFPLVVAAPRYFAGAFTFGVLMQISSAFGTVSDSFSWFINSYGSLVEWRATVNRLREFKRIVHAPRLKESVSPATAHGGINLHFVDEDKLTTAGLQLALPNGNPLSRIRDIAIKPGSRWLVRGPSGSGKSTLMRALAGLWPFGDGSIDAPVNARMMFIPQVSYMPIGTLKAALAYPSPADTYTEEECREALVTCHLSEYADRLQESGHWTRILSPGEQQRLAGARVLLHKPDYLFLDEATSALDAENEARLYHLFTERLPKAAIVSVAHRESLAAFHGETLEVERSGEPIAA; this is translated from the coding sequence ATGACACCGAATACCGCTTCCAGCCCCGCGCTGCCGCCGGACGAAAAAGTCTCCGCCTGGAGTCTGATCAAACCTTACTGGGTTTCTGAAGAACGAAAAACGGCGTGGGGCCTGCTCATCGCGATCATCGTGATGAATCTGCTCATCGTGTGGATCAACGTGCGCCTGAACCGCTGGAGCGCCGACTTCTACAACGCGCTGCAAACCAAGAACGTGCACGATTTCCCACACCTGCTGATGGTGTTTTCGGGGCTCGCGTTCGGCTTCATCATCCTTGCGGTGTACGGCCGCTATCTACGGCAGATGCTCGGCTTCCGCTGGCGCCAGTGGCTGACCACGCGTTATCTCAACGAATGGCTGCACGACAGCGCCTTCTATCGGATCGAACGCGACCGGCTCGCCGACAATCCCGACCAGCGGATCAGCGACGACCTGCAATCGCTCGCCACCAGCACGCTCTCGTTGACCCTCGATCTGCTGTCCACCATCGTCACGCTGGTCTCGTTCATGACGATCCTGTGGTCGCTGGCCGGTGCACTGACCGTCACGCTCGGCGGCATGCCGGTGCAGATTCCAGGCTACATGGTGTGGGCCGCGGCGCTGTACGCGGTAGTCGGCTCAGTGATCATCCAGAAGGTTGGCCATCCGCTCGTGTCGATCAATTACCAGGCGCAGAAAGTCGAGGCGGATTTCCGTTTCGGCCTGATCCGTTTGCGTGAAAACGCCGAGCAGATCGCCTTCTACAACGGCATGGAGACTGAGAAGAAGAACACGCGCTCACTGTTTGGCCGCATCCGCGACAACTGGTGGCAGGTGATGAAGTACACCAAGCGGCTCACCTTCGTAACGGCCTTCTACAGCCAGATTGCAATCATCTTTCCGCTGGTGGTCGCCGCGCCCCGCTACTTTGCAGGAGCGTTTACGTTCGGTGTGCTGATGCAGATTTCGAGCGCGTTCGGCACTGTCAGCGACTCGTTTTCGTGGTTCATCAATAGCTACGGCTCCCTGGTCGAATGGCGCGCTACCGTGAACCGGTTGCGTGAATTCAAGCGCATCGTGCACGCACCGCGTCTGAAGGAATCGGTGTCGCCCGCTACCGCACATGGCGGCATCAATCTGCATTTCGTCGACGAAGACAAGCTCACCACAGCGGGCCTCCAGCTTGCGCTGCCGAACGGCAACCCGTTGTCGCGCATTCGCGATATCGCGATCAAGCCGGGTTCGCGCTGGCTGGTGAGGGGTCCTTCCGGCTCCGGCAAGAGCACGCTGATGCGCGCGCTCGCCGGCTTGTGGCCGTTCGGCGACGGCTCGATCGACGCCCCGGTCAACGCGCGCATGATGTTCATCCCGCAGGTCAGCTACATGCCGATCGGCACGCTGAAAGCCGCGCTCGCCTATCCGTCCCCCGCGGACACCTACACCGAGGAAGAATGCCGCGAAGCACTCGTCACCTGCCATCTGTCGGAGTATGCCGACCGCCTGCAGGAATCGGGACACTGGACGCGCATTCTCTCGCCGGGCGAACAACAACGTCTCGCCGGTGCCCGCGTGCTGCTTCACAAGCCGGACTATCTGTTCCTCGACGAAGCGACCAGCGCGCTCGATGCCGAAAACGAAGCACGTCTCTATCACCTGTTCACCGAGCGGTTGCCGAAGGCTGCGATCGTCAGCGTCGCGCATCGCGAATCGCTGGCGGCGTTCCATGGCGAAACCCTCGAAGTCGAGCGCTCGGGCGAACCGATTGCCGCGTGA